The Reyranella humidisoli DNA segment CCATCATGGTCAACTGCAACCCCGAGACGGTGTCGACCGACTACGACACGGCCGACCGGCTCTACTTCGAGCCGCTGACCGCCGAGGACGTGATCGAGCTGGTCGAGGTCGAGCGCCGCAACGGCGAGTTGCTGGGCCTGATCGTGCAGTTCGGCGGCCAGACGCCGCTGAAGCTCGCCAAGCCGCTGGAAGCCGCCGGCATCCCGATCCTCGGCACCTCGCCCGATGCGATCGACCTCGCCGAGGACCGCGACCGCTTCCAGAAGCTGATCCAGGAACTCAAGCTGCGCCAGCCGGCCAACGGTACGGCGACGTCGGAAAAGCAGGCCATCGAGATCGCCGAGAAGATCGGTTACCCGGTCGTCATCCGCCCGTCCTACGTGCTGGGCGGCCGCGCCATGCAGATCGTCTACGACCGCTCGGCAATCGAGCGCTACATGCGCGACGCCGTGAAGGTGTCGGGCAGCAATCCGGTGCTGGTGGACTCCTACCTGCGCGATGCCATCGAGGTCGACGTCGATGCGCTGGCCGACAAGGACCAGAACGTCTTCGTCGCGGGTATCATGGAGCATATCGAGGAAGCGGGAATCCATTCCGGTGACTCGGCCTGCTCGCTGCCGCCATACTCGCTGCCGGCGAAGATCATCGCCGAGATCGAGCGCCAGACCGAGGCGATGGCCAAGGCCCTGCACGTGGTGGGCCTCATGAACGTGCAGTTCGCCGTCAAGGACGGCGAGGTCTACGTCCTCGAGGTCAATCCGCGCGCCAGCCGAACGGTGCCCTTCGTCGCCAAGGCGACCGGCCAGCCGATCGCCAAGTTCGCCGCCCGCTTGATGGTCGGCGAGCCGCTGAAGTCGTTGGGCGTAAAGAAGTCCAAGGGCAAGCACATCGCGGTCAAGGAAGCGGTGTTCCCCTTCGCACGCTTCCCGGGCGTCGACATCATTCTCGGGCCCGAGATGCGTTCGACCGGCGAGGTGATGGGCCTGGACATGGATTTCGGCCGCGCTTTCGCCAAGTCGCAGCTCGGCGCCGGCAGCAAGGTGCCGGTCGAGGGCACCGTCTTCGTGTCGGTCAAGGACCAGGACAAGCAGGCGATGGTGAAGCCGCTGAAGCGGCTGGTCGAACTCGGCTTCAAGGTCGTGGCGACACGCGGCACCGCGGATTTCCTCGCCAGGCATTCGATCGAGGCGCAGCAGGTGAACAAGGTGCTGGAAGGCCGGCCGCATATCGTCGACCTGATGAAGGACGGCAAGGTGCAGCTCGTCTTCAATACCGTCGACGGCGCCGGTGCGCTGACCGACAGCTTCACGCTCCGCCGCACGGCGCTGATGCACAAGATCGCCTACTACACGACGGTCGCCGGTGCGAAGGCGTCGGTCGAGGGCATCGCCGCGATGAAGGAAGGCGCGCTCGAGGTTGCGCCGCTCCAATCCTACTTCAAGACGGCGTTCTAGCGCAGGCCAACGGCCGGAACGCAGCGGATTTCGACCCGTTGCCGGGTGCGTTCGGCGTTGACGGCGTACGATTGATCAAGGACGATTTGGCAATGGAACGTATTCCGATGACGGCCGAGGGGCTGCAGCGCCTCGAAGGTGAACTGAAAGTGCTGAAGAGCGTGGAGCGCCCGGCGATCATCAAGGCGATCGCGACGGCGCGCGAGCACGGTGATCTCTCGGAGAACGCCGAGTACACGTCTGCGCGCGAAAAGCAGAGTTTCATCGAGGGACGCATCGGCGAACTCGAGGACATCATCTCGCGGACCGAGGTGATCGACTTTTCCAAGCTGACGGGAAAGGTCATCAAGTTCGGCGCCACCGTGCGTCTGGCCGACGAGGACACCGACGAGAAGGTCAAGTACCAGATCGTCGGACCCTACGAGGCGGATCTCGCCAAGGGCCGCATTTCCATCACCTCGCCGATCGGGCGCGCACTGATCGGCAAGACCGTGGGCGACAAGGTCGAGGTCCAGACGCCGCGTGGCGGCAAGTCCTACGAAGTCGTGGGCGTCCAGTTCAACTAGCCGCCATCATGGCGCGCGCCCGGCGGATGCCGGTGGACTTCATGATCGCGTACTGGATGCCGAACAGGCCGACCTTGCTGCCGATGGCCCACGCCGACTTCACGGCCGCCCAGGTCGTGACGTCGAGCGCGAGCGCCAGAACGATGTTGAGGATGGCCGAGAAGAACATCATCCCGGCCCAGACATAGCCGAAGGTGATGGCGAGGTCGGGCACGGTCGCCTGCGCGATCGGTGGCAGGTAGCGGGTCATCCAGCCGCGTTTCAGCATCACCAGCCCGACGACGACGTAGATGACGCTGGGCTTCAGCATGATGAAGAGCGGATCGTCGGTGATGAACGTGGCCGCGCCCGAGGACAGGATGATGACCAGGCTGAGCCACTGCAGCGCTTCCACCGGCTGTTTCTGGAAGAGCTGCCAGCCGATCTGGGCAAGGCCCAGTGCCATGCCGAGG contains these protein-coding regions:
- the greA gene encoding transcription elongation factor GreA; protein product: MERIPMTAEGLQRLEGELKVLKSVERPAIIKAIATAREHGDLSENAEYTSAREKQSFIEGRIGELEDIISRTEVIDFSKLTGKVIKFGATVRLADEDTDEKVKYQIVGPYEADLAKGRISITSPIGRALIGKTVGDKVEVQTPRGGKSYEVVGVQFN
- a CDS encoding inner membrane-spanning protein YciB — its product is MKNLFQASKVLLLDLASTLLFLAVYVATGNLFLAVGLGMALGLAQIGWQLFQKQPVEALQWLSLVIILSSGAATFITDDPLFIMLKPSVIYVVVGLVMLKRGWMTRYLPPIAQATVPDLAITFGYVWAGMMFFSAILNIVLALALDVTTWAAVKSAWAIGSKVGLFGIQYAIMKSTGIRRARAMMAAS